In Mustela erminea isolate mMusErm1 chromosome 7, mMusErm1.Pri, whole genome shotgun sequence, the genomic stretch TGTGTTCAGGGCAGAGAATACAGCAGAGAACAACACCGTTTAGAAGGTCACTGGTTGAATCTCTTGCCTTGTGGGTCTTTGTACCAGCCTTTCAAGGTTGGAATAAAGAGTCCTTATCTTATGCAtgagaaagaaaggcaaacatGGGGAATTGTCTTTCTTAAGGTTATAGAAAGATATAGCTGAAAGACAGAATTAGAAACCAGGTGTCTCATAGCTCTTTAatgccctttctccctttctctgttctgGGAGCACTTCCATTCAGCAGATGTGGGGTCAGTGCTAATGCCTTGGCAGTTAACCAAAGCTTTGCTCAGGCTGCAGGATCTCCAGAGCCCAGGAACACTGGGGGCCAAAGGATGGTATTTggtgaaagaaggaaagcaaaaacaaagaaaacagattgGCTTTGGGATTTTGATGAGACTTATGACCTCAGCTATAATGTCCCAGGCTTCAGAATAAAGGTGGATTCTGGGACAGGGCAGGATCTGTGGATGGAGGAGTTTGTGGGTATGCTCAGAGAGGCATATTTAGAGATTCACAGATGTGGTAATGAGAAGGATTAATTAGTCTGGGAATGGAGGAAGTGTCTTTTAATCAGggcatttaagaaaattattcttgGCAAAGAGAAGGAGAATGTTAGAAAAATAGATCCACTGTAGGAGCTGATAAGAGACTCTTCTGTTGAGCTCCCCAAGGTAGCTGGGTCAGAACAGGCATGCAAAGCCCCTTACCTGTCATGATTTACATGGTTGTTTAATGTACAGACTATCCCACAGAAGGAAGAACAGCACTGAAGTCCGTTTTGGCAATCTTCCTGCAATGTACAGAATTGAGTACAGTTTCCAGGATCTGATCTGCAGGGTGGGGGTTCCAAGATACTCCCTGGAACACAGACCAGGAAAGAGGAGGGTCTAAACAACAGACTGGAGCAACATTCCAGAACTCCAAAGGCCCAGGTAACTGCCAGAAAACCAGCCACCCTATCTTCCTCCTGTGGTCACAGGGAGGTAGAATCAGATTTTGTCCTTAGCTGCTGCCTTTCTCTGAGTTCTTGGCAGTGAAAACCAAGACTTGGGTATCTGACTGGAGACAGGTTGGCAGAACCCTGTACCCATCATTGCAGATCAGGTACCTCATAGACTGTAGTTGGGTCCAGTTCAAGAGATGAACAGTATGTGATGAGCAAGAGAGTGGTGTGTAGGTTCATTTGCACTGAATCATTGTGTAGTCCCAAGCAAATTGTACAACATCTCACTAACAACATTGTTTATCCTAGGACTGACCTAACATGTGCTATTTGTGTGTAGGAAAAATGAGGGGGAAGGAAAATTTTGGGAAAGGATGAAGTACACTTCAGTACACTAAAGATACTGGCATCTAGAATACTAGGACCAGAATCACAAACGAGTTCTGGGTGTAACTTATTTCATGAGGTTGAGGGTGGGTATTTTGGAATGGGGAGCAAagatcaacttttcttttttcccagatCTCTTCTGATAAGGAAGTCAGAGTGTCAGGATGCCCCCACTTTCTACTATTAGAGAGGAATAAGCATTTTAATGCTAACATTTCATTCCCCTCTCATCCCTCAGTACTTGGGTCCAAGTCAACACCACCTCCACCAGGAGATCTTGCCACCCCGGCTCCAGCTCACAACCTACTTTCTGTTCCTGAGCTCCAAGGCATTAAGGATAGGTACAATTAGCCCCTTCATCAAAGCCCAGCCAGGCCCTAATTTTTGTACCCTGTGACTTGCcctttctttggggtaaatggcATATGTGGAGCATTCTATAAGCCCCTGTTGACTTACAGCTTTGCAAGTATTTGCAATTAGAAAGGGGTCCATAGGATATCATACTGACCTAGAGGGAACAAATGATTAATGAAATTGGGGGCTATAACTGTAACAACAAATAGCACCAGAGAAAAAAGCCAAGGCCCAAGCTGTTGACAATTTGGCAGAGACCACTATGCAGCATTCACCCTGATCTCCTAGTCATCCCATGGGTCACTAGATTGGTGCAAGAAATTGGAACTGGTCCCCACTTTGCGGAGGAACAGTGTGAGGAACGAGTCTGTGAGCCAGGGATTTCAGAGAGGTGGACCTTCTCATGTTTTGCCTCCTTTTCTGGTTATATGATTCCAGTCTTACTCACAAAGACGTATCAGTCTCTCAGGAgccctttttgtgtttttcttcaaaCTTTAATCCTTGGTTCTCCAAATTAATCCTGCCCTTATTCTCTTGCATCTAGCTTGGCTTCCCTCAGTCTTATAAATCTGTGTGCTTTTCTGAGACCCCCTAAAACAGGAACTTGCATCCTTAAACTCCTGAGATAGTACATACTTCCCTATTCTGAGCCCCCACCATTATGAGGATGCTCTTCCCATAGAAGAATATAGATGTGATGGATAATAGTTCATTTCCCATTTGGTATTGGTCAAGTGAACTGTGGGAGCTCTTGTTAGGTTGAGCTGGGCCATGGTGGCTGCTGAGATGGACTCTATACCTTGCCACTGATGCTAGTCACTGGTAATTGTGCAAGTACCTTTGGAAGTTTAAAATGTGGAGTGAAATGTGAgactttctttcattctctcccaAATGTTCTCCAAAGCTTAGATTATGTAGGCTTCAGGCTGAGTTCTATcaacttaattttcttctctgtttttaaaaaaagtttcatttacttatttgagagagagagagagaggaagagagagaggaggggcagatggagaaagaatctcaagcaaactccctgctgaccatagagcctgatgtggggctcagtctcacgtggagatcatgacctgagctgaaatcgagagtcagatgcttaacctactgagccacccagatgaccctccTCTCTGTTTTATTGCTTGAAAAGTTGGTGCAAGCATCTGTGAATAAACTAGGACAGCAAGAATACACTGGATGATGAGGCTGATAACATCTACAGTAGTTAATTCTTATTGAGCATTTATCACGGTCCATTAAGAGTGCTCTCTGTGTACATGCATTATCTCAGTTTCTCCCCTGAGCTGTCCCAGTGTcattttaccttttcaaagattAAATCTGAGGACCAGACACTTCGTTGAAGACCACTCAGTACACACACAGCAGGGATTCAACCTCGATCTTACTGGCAATAGGACTTGGACCCTTGAACATGACACTGTGTTTTTTTCACCATGTTTATCCTCAGCCCTCAGATCTTCTCATCTCTACAGATgctgcttccctc encodes the following:
- the WFDC13 gene encoding WAP four-disulfide core domain protein 13 codes for the protein MKPVLLLQLFLLIHLTPQQVPGSPKEHVMRSILEPPPCRSDPGNCTQFCTLQEDCQNGLQCCSSFCGIVCTLNNHVNHDR